The sequence AAACAGCGTTGCGGACAAAGTTGTTGAGCAAGTTAAAGAGCGTAAAGCTGCAGAAGCTAAGAAGTAATTCTTAACTTTATCCGAATAGAGACCGCTGCTAAGCCAAGGCTTACAGCGGTTTTTTTATGGGCGATGCTGTTTCACGGTTGACGGTTGACGGTTGACGGTTGACGGTTGACGGTTGACGGTTGACGGTTGACGGTGCAAGAGTCACCATTCACCATTCACCATTCACCATTCACCATTCACCATTCACCATTCACCATTCACCATTCACCATTCACGCTTTCTGTTTGCTCAATTCCAGCAAGGCATTTGCCGCGGGAGTTAACGGTAAGTTCTGTCGCCAAATCAGGGCTAAATCCCAAGTCAAGGCCGGTTGCATAGGTCTAAAGACAAGTTTGCTGTTGCTGAGTTTTTGGCAAATAGGTTCGGGTAATATGGCTAGTCCCATATCGGCTTCAACCATGGTTGCAAGAAAATCCCATTGACCACTGCGAAAGGCGATATTTAATTGCACGCCAGCCTTACGGCTCAGACGATTTATCAGCTTGGCGAGCGAGAAGTCCTCGTTATAGAGAATAAACGGGTAAGGTTCAAAATCCTGCCAACTGAGGTATGACTTAGCGGCAAGCGGATGAGCTTCAGGCAAGCAAGCTAAGAGGGGATACTTGGTTAGCGGCTGGTTAATCAGTTCTGTCTCATGGGTTGTGGGCAGTGCGGTAAAGGCGATATCTAAGCTGTTATTCAACAGCGCCTGCTCACAGCCGAAACCGCCGTATTCATACATTTGCAGTTCAACCCCTGGATAACGCTTACGATAGCTCGTCAGTAATCCTATGATTAAGCTGCTCATCATAGGGCATACGCCCAGCCTAAGCCGCCCCGATTTTAGGCCGCTTAAGTTACTCATGTCCTCCTGCAATCTATGCCATTGACCAAGGATTTCCCGCGCACTGTGCTCAAATAGCTGCCCTGCTTGGGTTAACTCTACTTTTTGGTTATTGCGAATAAGCAGGGTTTCTCCCAGACTTTCTTCAAGTCTTTGGATGATCTTGCTGAGTGTTGGCTGGGTGATAAAGCATTTTTGGGCGGCACGGGTGAAGTTTTCCGTTTCTACTAGGGTTAAAAAACATTGCAAGGTCTTGATTGGGATGTTCATGCTTATATGGAATCTATTGTATGGCGTTAATTCATTTTACTGATGATGGCCTAAGTATTACTTTGAGCTTGTTAACAGAACAGGAGATTTATCAATGAAGTCAACGTCAAGTTTATGGGTAGGTGCTTTGTGGCAAGCAGCTATGCCTGAAACAAAGAATGTGCAAACAGCTCAAGCAGTGCAAAAAAGAGTAACGGCTCCGGCGGGTGGTTTGCATAAAGCAAAACAACAAGTAAACCCAGCCTAGGCTGGTTTTTTACTTTTCGATTCTTCCGTATTTTATCTATAGTCCCGTCCGCTTATCTTTCATTTCGTCTAACATATCTCCCCGAACTGAGTTTTTAAACGTCTATGTCTAATTCTGTTATGGATAGTAAAAAGCCACTGGGTAGCAGTGGCTTTTGCGTGCAGGGAAGTGTGGTTTATTGAGTTGAGAATTTATTTTCGACTAAAGGCGCTTTGTTTTCAGCCTGTGCAACGTGGCACTGAGTGCAGAAATAGTTATGGCCGTTGAGCGTGCCCTTATCGTCGATAACATGGGATTTTGCTACTGGTGTGGCTTTCATCCGCGCAGCTTTATCCCAACTATGGCAAGTTAAACAGCCATTTTTATCGAGGGTGATTTTGTAATCATCCTTATGGGGGATAAGCGGTGGTTGGTCGGTAAAGCTGCGTTCCAACGCTTTACCGCGAGCAGGATAGACAGGCATGGCATCGGCGGGACGAATATCCGTCACCGCGCTATCACCCGCGAGGGATTTGATATTGACAGGTGTTGCTTGAGTCTCTGCTTGTTGGCCTGAGCAGCCGCCGATGGCTAATACAATCGCGGCTAAGGTGAGTATTTTTTTCATTGGTCATTCTCCGCCTTGGGGGCAATGTGTTGACGAATTGGTGAAGAGCTAGATGGCGACTGACTATTGGTCGAGCCACCTGTACTTAGTTGAGTCTGAGTGCCAGTAAAACGGGTTCGATAGCGGAAAACGCGCTGAGCACAAACATCGATACAGCGGCCACATTGGGTGCAGTCAGGGCTCGAAATCACTGGGCTTTGCCCTTTTAACGCGGGCTTTAATACTTGGCGTTCGGGGCAAACAGCAAAACAATCCATGCAGTTATCACAGGCGCTAGCTTTGCTGGCGACGATCTTAATGGGGCTCCATTTGCCAACTAAGCCAAATAAGGCTCCCGTTGGGCAAAGGTGACCACACCAAGCGCGCTCGGCGATAAATAGATCCAGCAAAAATATTGCCGCTAAGATCCATAAACCACTGAGACTGCCAAATAGCACGGCGCGATAGACTAAGGGCACGGGGTTGACCCATTCCCAAATCAAGCTGCCCGTGAGCAGGGGTAATAACAGCACGAGTGCCAGCAGGTAGTAACGTAAATTGCGCGGTAACTCGCTGGTGCGAGGAAGTTTGAGTTTACGTCTGAGCCAGCTTGCGGTATCGGTGACCAGATTGACAGGGCACACCCAACTGCAAAACACTCGGCCACCGGCGAGGGCATAAAACGCTGTCACTAGGCCCGCACCGATTAATAGACTGAGTTCTGGGGTATGTCCTGCTAACAGCAATTGCAAGCTCACCAGGGGATCGGCAAAGGGAATGGTATCGAGCAGTAAACTGGCCGATAAATTACCTTTAAATAGCCAAATCCCCAGTAGCGGTCCCAGTGCAAATAAGCCTAAAAGACTTAGTTGCACAGTACGGCGTAGCAGCAAATATTTATGCGCGCCAAACCAACCGAGTTCAGCAATCGCGGCGGCATGCTCGTTCTGCGTGCGGGCTTTGGCTTTTGAGTTCATTGTCTTATGACTTATAGACTTGTTACTCATAGACTCATTGCTCATAACGTCAGCCCCTTATTCAACATCTCTAAGGTGGTTTCCTCAGTGTTGAGATAAGTGTCATGCTCTGCGGATTTACCTAACGCCAGAGCGGTCGGTAAGACTTTAATCGCGGCGGTATCGAGCACGCAGGCGTGCTCGCATTTGCCACAACCCGTGCAGGTATCGCTGTTGACTGTGGGTAAAAACATGGCGTGATGATCGCTATGCTGATTGCGCTGGCGCTCTAAGGTGATGGCATTATCGATTAACGGACAAACCCGATAACAGACATCGCAGCGTAATCCTTTAAAGTTCAGGCAATTTTTCTCATCGATCAGTACCGCAATCCCCATTTTAGCATCGCTAATGTGCTCAAGTTGAGGATCAAGCGCACCCGATGGGCAGGCTTTTATGCAGGGAATATCCTCACACATTTCGCAGGGAATGTGTCTTGCGGTAAAGAATGGCGTGCCAGTGGCGGCGCCATCGAACCAACGTGCCAGTGTTAGCGTGTCGTAAGGGCAAGCCTCCACACACAAACCGCAGCGCACGCAGGCCGAGAGAAAATCGCTCTCCTCAAGGGCGCCCGGTGGTCTGCAAGCTTGAGGAGCGAGCTGGCCTTGGCTTTTTGCCGTAGCCGTTAAGCCTAATCCCACGAGTCCCATCACACAGCCAGCCTTTGCCGTCGTGGCCAAAAACTGGCGACGGTTGACTTGCTTGGCTGTGAATGCACTCTTAACTTGCTGACTCACCTTAGACTCCTTAATTGCTATTAATTGACGCCATCGCTATCAAATGAAGGCTTAGGCCTTCATCACTTTTACGGGGCACTTCTTAAAGTCAGTTTCTTTTGACAGTGGATCGGTTGCATCCAAAATCAACTTGTTGACTAACTGACGCGCATCGAAGAAGGGCATAAACACCACACCGCGTGGCGGTTTGTTACGGCCTTTGGTTTCGACGCGGGTTTTGATCTCGCCACGGGGAGAGGCGACAAGTACTTCATCACCCCGTTGCAGACCTCGGGCCTTAGCGTCTTCTGGATGCATAAAGATTTGCGCATCGGGATAAGCGCGATAAAGCTCTGGCACGCGGGCGGTCATTGAACCGGTATGCCAATGTTCGAGCACACGGCCTGTGGACATCCACAGATCGTATTCTGAGTTTGGTTCTTCCGCTGCAGGCTCGTAAGGCAGGGCGAAAATCACCGCTTTACCATCGGGTTTGCCATAGAAGTTGTAACCTTCACCCGCTTTAACATAAGGATCGCTACCTTCAACGAAGCGGCGCAGGGTTTCTTTATCATTCACCACTGGCCAGCGTAGGCCACGGGTTTCGTGGTAACGGTCAAACTCGGCCAAGTCATGGCCATGGCCGCGACCGAAGGCGGCGTATTCTTCGAAAATGCCTTTCTGTACATAGAAGCTAAAGTGTTCACTTTCATCGTTTAAGTCGCCCTTACAATCGGTAGTCGGGAACTTGTTGATGACGCCGTTGGCAAACAGTACTTCATAAAGCGTCTTGTCAGCGTATTCAGGCTTTTTAGCGATAAGCTCAGCAGGCCAGACTTCAGCCACCTTAAAGCGTTTTGAAAACTCGACTAATTGCCACAGATCTGACTTAGCACCTTCAGGCGCTTTGACTTGTTGATGCCACATATGGGTGCGGCGCTCGGCGTTACCGTAGGCGCCTTCTTTCTCGACCCACATGGCGGTTGGCAGAATAAGGTCTGCTGCCATGGCTGTGACGGTTGGGTAAGGATCGGATACCACAATAAAGTTTTCAGGATTACGGAATCCTGGGTACATTTCTTCGTTGATATTTGGGCCTGCTTGCATGTTATTGGTACACATAGTCCAGTAACAGTTTAGCTTACCGTCTTTGAGCATCCGGCTTTGCAGCACGGCATGGTAGCCGGGTTTTGGTGGAATCGTGCCTTCAGGCACTTGCCACATTTTTTCGGTAATCGCGCGATGCTTATCGTTATCTACCACCATATCAGCAGGTAAGCGGTGGGCGAAGGTGCCGACTTCACGGGCGGTACCACAGGCTGAAGGTTGGCCTGTCAGTGAGAATGGGCTGTTACCTGGCGTTGCGATTTTGCCCGTCAGTAAGTGAATGTTGTAGAGCATGTTGTTTGCCCATACACCACGAACGTGTTGGTTAATCCCCATGGTCCATAGGCTCATGACTTTCGCCTTAGGATCGGCATAGGCTTTGGCTAGCGTTTCTAATTTTTCAGGTTCCACACCACTCATTTTCGCCGCGTATTCCAGCGTATATGTGCTGACGAACTTAGCGTACTCGTCAAAGCTGATAGGTGTTGATTTACCATTACCAGGGTTTTTGGCCTTCTTCTCTAACGGATGATCTGGACGCAGACCATAACCGATATCATCCACACCGAGGGCAAACTTAGTATGTTTAGTCACAAAGTCAGTATTGACCGCTTTGTTTTGAATGATGTAGTTAGCGATATAGTTGAGGATCACCAGATCGGATTGCGGATGGAAAACCATCGGGTTATCCGCGAGATCGAAGCTACGGTTCTCGAAGGTGGATAGCACATGCACGCGACAGTCTTTACTGCTTAAACGGCGATCAGATAAACGTGCCCACAGGATCGGGTGCATCTCGGCCATATTGGCGCCCCAGAGCACAAAGTGATCGGCGGCTTCTAAGTCGTCGTAACAGCCCATCGGTTCATCAATACCGAAGGTACGCATAAAACCAACGACCGCAGAGGCCATACAGTGGCGGGCGTTAGGGTCGATGTTGTTGGTTAAGAATCCGGCTTTATGTAGTTTAGATGCAGCGTAACCTTCCCAAATAGTCCACTGGCCAGAACCGAACATACCGACTGAGGTTGGGCCCTTAGTGGCGATGCTGTGTTTCCACTTAGCGGCCATAGTATCGAAGGCGACATCCCAGCTCACGGGGGTAAATTCACCTTCTTTGTGATATTTGCCGTCTTTCATCCGCAGCAATGGTGTGGTTAATCTGTCCTTGCCGTACATGATTTTCGACAGGAAGTAACCTTTAATACAGTTTAACCCACGGTTAACAGGGCTTTCTGGATCGCCTTTGGTGGCAACTACTTTACCCGCTTTGGTACCGACTAATACGCTACAACCCACACCGCAAAAACGGCAGGGGGCTTTATCCCACTTGATATTATCTGACTCGGCGGCTTCAACCATTTTCACGGGAAGCGTCACGCCAACGGCCGTCGCAGCGGCAACCGCTGCGTTAGCCTTGAGAAACTCGCGGCGGCTAATGCTCATAGTGTTTCCTCACTCATTTTTTCTAACAGTTCTTGTTCTAGGGGCTCGACTTGGTGGTAAATCAAACTGGCGGATAACACGCCGGACAGGGCATTGATGGCTTCAACATTATCGAGAATGGCCTTTTGGCTATCTCCTTCGAGGGTAATAACCAATTTACCTTCGGGGGAAATGGCGTGGATATCGCAGCCCTTTAAGGCGGTTATATCGGCCTCTACCTGTTGTAAGGCATTGGGCGCGGCATGTACCACGAGGCTGGTAACATGGTATTCCTGACTCATAGCGGTGATCCTTATCTGGAGATGCATTCAGTTGCGTTTGATAAATTTTAGTACAACTAAATGTGGATACCTGCGAGTCTAGACCTGATTAAAAATGTGGGTATACCTCACAA comes from Shewanella oneidensis MR-1 and encodes:
- a CDS encoding LysR family transcriptional regulator; translated protein: MNIPIKTLQCFLTLVETENFTRAAQKCFITQPTLSKIIQRLEESLGETLLIRNNQKVELTQAGQLFEHSAREILGQWHRLQEDMSNLSGLKSGRLRLGVCPMMSSLIIGLLTSYRKRYPGVELQMYEYGGFGCEQALLNNSLDIAFTALPTTHETELINQPLTKYPLLACLPEAHPLAAKSYLSWQDFEPYPFILYNEDFSLAKLINRLSRKAGVQLNIAFRSGQWDFLATMVEADMGLAILPEPICQKLSNSKLVFRPMQPALTWDLALIWRQNLPLTPAANALLELSKQKA
- the napB gene encoding nitrate reductase cytochrome c-type subunit NapB, with translation MKKILTLAAIVLAIGGCSGQQAETQATPVNIKSLAGDSAVTDIRPADAMPVYPARGKALERSFTDQPPLIPHKDDYKITLDKNGCLTCHSWDKAARMKATPVAKSHVIDDKGTLNGHNYFCTQCHVAQAENKAPLVENKFSTQ
- the napH gene encoding quinol dehydrogenase ferredoxin subunit NapH encodes the protein MSNKSISHKTMNSKAKARTQNEHAAAIAELGWFGAHKYLLLRRTVQLSLLGLFALGPLLGIWLFKGNLSASLLLDTIPFADPLVSLQLLLAGHTPELSLLIGAGLVTAFYALAGGRVFCSWVCPVNLVTDTASWLRRKLKLPRTSELPRNLRYYLLALVLLLPLLTGSLIWEWVNPVPLVYRAVLFGSLSGLWILAAIFLLDLFIAERAWCGHLCPTGALFGLVGKWSPIKIVASKASACDNCMDCFAVCPERQVLKPALKGQSPVISSPDCTQCGRCIDVCAQRVFRYRTRFTGTQTQLSTGGSTNSQSPSSSSPIRQHIAPKAENDQ
- the napG gene encoding ferredoxin-type protein NapG, producing the protein MSQQVKSAFTAKQVNRRQFLATTAKAGCVMGLVGLGLTATAKSQGQLAPQACRPPGALEESDFLSACVRCGLCVEACPYDTLTLARWFDGAATGTPFFTARHIPCEMCEDIPCIKACPSGALDPQLEHISDAKMGIAVLIDEKNCLNFKGLRCDVCYRVCPLIDNAITLERQRNQHSDHHAMFLPTVNSDTCTGCGKCEHACVLDTAAIKVLPTALALGKSAEHDTYLNTEETTLEMLNKGLTL
- the napA gene encoding nitrate reductase catalytic subunit NapA, producing MSISRREFLKANAAVAAATAVGVTLPVKMVEAAESDNIKWDKAPCRFCGVGCSVLVGTKAGKVVATKGDPESPVNRGLNCIKGYFLSKIMYGKDRLTTPLLRMKDGKYHKEGEFTPVSWDVAFDTMAAKWKHSIATKGPTSVGMFGSGQWTIWEGYAASKLHKAGFLTNNIDPNARHCMASAVVGFMRTFGIDEPMGCYDDLEAADHFVLWGANMAEMHPILWARLSDRRLSSKDCRVHVLSTFENRSFDLADNPMVFHPQSDLVILNYIANYIIQNKAVNTDFVTKHTKFALGVDDIGYGLRPDHPLEKKAKNPGNGKSTPISFDEYAKFVSTYTLEYAAKMSGVEPEKLETLAKAYADPKAKVMSLWTMGINQHVRGVWANNMLYNIHLLTGKIATPGNSPFSLTGQPSACGTAREVGTFAHRLPADMVVDNDKHRAITEKMWQVPEGTIPPKPGYHAVLQSRMLKDGKLNCYWTMCTNNMQAGPNINEEMYPGFRNPENFIVVSDPYPTVTAMAADLILPTAMWVEKEGAYGNAERRTHMWHQQVKAPEGAKSDLWQLVEFSKRFKVAEVWPAELIAKKPEYADKTLYEVLFANGVINKFPTTDCKGDLNDESEHFSFYVQKGIFEEYAAFGRGHGHDLAEFDRYHETRGLRWPVVNDKETLRRFVEGSDPYVKAGEGYNFYGKPDGKAVIFALPYEPAAEEPNSEYDLWMSTGRVLEHWHTGSMTARVPELYRAYPDAQIFMHPEDAKARGLQRGDEVLVASPRGEIKTRVETKGRNKPPRGVVFMPFFDARQLVNKLILDATDPLSKETDFKKCPVKVMKA
- a CDS encoding chaperone NapD, translated to MSQEYHVTSLVVHAAPNALQQVEADITALKGCDIHAISPEGKLVITLEGDSQKAILDNVEAINALSGVLSASLIYHQVEPLEQELLEKMSEETL